A window of the Podospora bellae-mahoneyi strain CBS 112042 chromosome 6, whole genome shotgun sequence genome harbors these coding sequences:
- a CDS encoding hypothetical protein (EggNog:ENOG503NW4V; antiSMASH:Cluster_1; CAZy:AA9; COG:O): MKLSSFTILAGLAAQAQAHYIFNILIVNGQRIGGEYTYVRRNSNSYNPAFPDILTSDELRCNRGAKPGGNVQTYEVKAGDKIGFKVFNNEFIEHPGPGFIYMSKAPGSVATYDGSGEWFKVYETGLCRGGGNVDTNWCSWQKDRLEFTIPPKTPPGEYLVRIEHIGLHEGHVRRAQFYITCAQLKITGPGGGNPSPLVRIPGIYNANDPGIAYNKWTNNPAAYRMPGPAVWNGN; the protein is encoded by the exons ATGAAGCTCTCGTCGTTCACCATCTTGGCTGGCCTCGCGGCCCAAGCCCAGGCCCACTATATTTTCAACATACTGATTGTGAACGGCCAGCGCATCG GTGGCGAGTACACATACGTTCGACGCAATTCTAACAGCTACAATCCGGCCTTTCCCGACATCCTTACCTCTGATGAATTACGGTGCAACCGCG GCGCCAAGCCTGGCGGCAACGTACAGACATACGAGGTCAAGGCTGGTGATAAGATCGGCTTCAAGGTCTTCAACAACGAGTTTATTGAACACCCCGGCCCGGGGTTCATCTACATGTCCAAAGCCCCTGGCAGTGTCGCTACCTACGATGGTTCCGGCGAGTGGTTCAAGGTCTACGAGACCGGTCTTTGCCGCGGCGGAGGAAATGTGGACACGAACTGGTGCTCGTGGCAGAAGGACAG GCTTGAATTCACTATCCCGCCCAAGACCCCCCCTGGAGAGTATCTCGTCCGCATCGAGCACATTGGTCTGCACGAGGGTCACGTACGCCGTGCTCAGTTCTACATTACCTGCGCACAGTTGAAGATCACCGGGCCCGGTGGTGGCAACCCCTCACCTCTTGTCCGCATCCCCGGTATCTACAATGCCAATGACCCCGGCATTGCTTACAACAAGTGgaccaacaaccccgccgcTTATCGCATGCCTGGTCCCGCTGTCTGGAACGGAAACTGA
- a CDS encoding hypothetical protein (SMCOG1288:ABC transporter related protein; antiSMASH:Cluster_1; EggNog:ENOG503NZ36; COG:Q): protein MATMAETEKPSTPLTHCVSEALTTPGPTEEVAPPTTEEKEESNVAYWRIFSYAHKVEKIIQAVAAVAAICSGVGMALQNLIYGQFVTVITDYVSGTSDRDVFMGEVSKLALYFVYLGIARFVLSYTYNTLFTYAGYRTVRNIRRAYLRAALSQDVAFFDLGSAGSIAAQASSNGKLIQSGISEKLGLTFQGLAAFMASFIVAFVTNWKLSLICLCIAPATIMVMSIVAMVHAGYETKILDIYSQANSFAEGVLASAKTVHAFGMRERLVERFNNYLDEAGVWGRKISPLLGILMSAEYSIIFLGMALAFWQGIAMLSRGDIAAGEIFTVLFAVVIATISITMLAPYSIDFSRASTAAAQLFKLIDTVSKIDPFDESGDQPDGVEGLVELEHVSFAYPSRPKIKVLDDFTLTIPAGKVTALVGASGSGKSTIVGLLERWYNPFSGSIKLDGRPIDQLNLHWLRKNIRLVQQESVLFQGTVFENIAYGLVGTPYEQSSREEQMARVEEAAKLAFAHDFILQLPQGYNTDIGQRGGLLSGGQKQRVAIARSVVSHPKVLLLDEATSALDPHAEGTVQKALDRAAEGRTTLVIAHKLATIKKADQIIVMSKGKIVEQGTHEGLIAQDGTYAKLVRAQDLAVGGQKLPDTEGSRDMDSHDEGDEDNESRHPMELTKTMTLYPTQDWMRLDEQRDRDDFHKHKHVGLLTVVTRLVKYTPELNLMYGALFLGCVGAAAAFPGQAILMARVMDVFTLTGQAMVDRGNFFACMFIVMAGGCLAVYFVLGWACNTIAQTLTRKLRRQVFDNLLRQDIQFFDRPENSVGSLVSHVESDPQGVFELMGINVGLILISVLNLGACSILAIAHTWKLGLVVVLAGMPPLALSGFFKIRLDVKLDQMVFKRHSKSSATASESINAIRTVSSLALEDKVLEKYTAELDHAVAGSVKPLTLIMTCFAFTQCIEYFFMALGFWYGCKLVSDLEISMYDFFVAFMGVFLSAQAASQFFAFSTSITKGQNSANYIFWLSSLQPIVQETPDNQDRKPSSGGPIELDNVRFSYPLRPDTTVLRGVDLKIEKGQFIAVIGASGCGKSTIIGLLERFYDASTGNVRIASDPLPSINPRHYRAIVSLVQQEPTLFQGTIQDNIALGLDEGDMPTEKDAALSTRVEAALRAANAWDFVCSLPDGVATFAGPNGTQLSGGQRQRIAIARALIRNPKILLLDEATSALDSTSEKIVQEALADVAKEGDRITVAVAHRLSTIKDADLICVFHAGKIVEVGTHAKLLAKGGIYKQMCEAQNLN, encoded by the exons ATGGCGACGATGGCAGAGACGGAAAAGCCGAGCACTCCTCTAACACACTGTGTGTCTGAAGCCTTGACGACTCCTGGGCCCACCGAGGAAGTCGCCCCGCCAACCacggaggaaaaggaggaatcAAATGTTGCATACTGG AGAATATTCAGCTATGCCCACAAAGTCGAAAAGATCATTCAGGCagtggctgctgttgcggcaATCTGCTCTGGCGTGGGCATGGCTTTGCAGAACCTGATCTATGGCCAGTTTGTGACAGTCATCACCGACTATGTCTCTGGTACTTCGGACAGGGACGTTTTCATGGGCGAAGTCTCCAAACTAGC ACTTTATTTCGTCTACCTCGGAATCGCCCGCTTCGTCTTGTCATACACTTACAACACCTTGTTCACTTATGCCGGTTACCGCACCGTCCGCAACATTCGCCGCGCATATCTCCGCGCTGCGCTTTCCCAGGATGTGGCCTTCTTCGACCTTGGGTCTGCCGGCTCCATCGCAGCACAAGCGTCATCCAACGGCAAGCTGATCCAGAGCGGCATTTCGGAGAAGCTAGGACTCACCTTCCAGGGGCTGGCTGCATTCATGGCCTCCTTTATCGTTGCATTCGTTACCAACTGGAAGCTTTCGCTTATATGCTTGTGCATTGCCCCCGCAACAATCATGGTCATGTCCATTGTCGCAATGGTTCACGCCGGCTACGAGACCAAAATCTTGGATATTTACTCACAGGCAAACTCTTTTGCCGAGGGCGTGCTTGCAAGTGCCAAGACTGTTCACGCCTTTGGCATGAGGGAGCGGCTGGTTGAGAGGTTCAACAACTATCTGGATGAAGCGGGGGTCTGGGGACGCAAGATTTCGCCGCTGCTCGGCATTTTAATGTCGGCCGAGTACAGCATCATCTTTTTGGGGATGGCTCTTGCCTTTTGGCAAGGCATTGCCATGCTGTCACGCGGCGACATCGCTGCCGGCGAGATCTTTACCGTCTTGTTTGCCGTCGTAATTGCCACCATCTCTATCACCATGCTCGCTCCGTACAGCATTGACTTTTCGAGAGCTTCAACAGCTGCCGCACAGCTCTTCAAATTGATCGATACGGTTTCCAAGATCGATCCCTTTGACGAATCCGGGGATCAGCCCGATGGCGTGGAGGGCCTTGTGGAGTTGGAGCACGTGTCATTTGCCTACCCCTCGAGGCCCAAGATCAAGGTATTGGACGACTTTACTCTCACAATCCCGGCAGGAAAGGTGACTGCTCTCGTTGGCGCCAGCGGTTCGGGCAAGAGCACCATTGTCGGTCTCTTGGAACGGTGGTACAATCCATTCTCCGGCTCCATCAAGCTCGACGGCCGGCCCATTGACCAGCTCAACCTCCACTGGCTTCGCAAAAACATTCGGTTGGTGCAGCAAGAGTCTGTCCTGTTCCAAGGAACTGTCTTTGAAAATATCGCCTATGGGCTAGTGGGCACGCCATACGAGCAGAGTTCTCGCGAGGAGCAGATGGCTCGTGTGGAAGAGGCAGCAAAATTGGCATTTGCTCATGATTTTATCCTGCAGCTCCCTCAAGGTTACAATACGGATATTGGTCAGCGAGGAGGTTTGCTGAGTGGAGGACAGAAGCAGAGGGTCGCCATTGCTCGGAGCGTGGTTTCCCACCCTAAAGTTCTTCTTCTCGATGAAGCCACTTCGGCTCTAGATCCCCATGCTGAAGGCACGGTTCAGAAGGCACTCGACAGGGCCGCCGAGGGCCGCACCACGCTGGTCATTGCACACAAGCTAGCTACGATCAAAAAAGCAGACCAAATCATCGTGATGTCCAAGGGCAAGATTGTTGAGCAAGGCACTCACGAGGGGCTCATTGCCCAGGATGGGACCTATGCCAAACTTGTGCGCGCTCAAGATCTGGCTGTCGGAGGCCAGAAGCTTCCAGACACTGAGGGGTCTCGGGACATGGACAGTCATGATGAAGGCGACGAGGACAATGAGAGTCGTCATCCGATGGAACTTACCAAGACCATGACCCTATACCCAACACAAGATTGGATGCGGCTGGACGAGCAAAGGGATCGCGATGACTTCCACAAGCATAAGCACGTTGGTCTCTTAACCGTAGTAACCCGTCTTGTCAAGTACACCCCTGAGCTCAACCTGATGTATGGGGCACTCTTCTTGGGTTGTGTAGGAGCTGCCGCGGCCTTCCCAGGTCAAGCCATTCTCATGGCCAGGGTTATGGACGTCTTTACTTTGACCGGGCAGGCCATGGTTGACCGCGGCAACTTCTTTGCCTGCATGTTTATTGTCATGGCGGGGGGTTGTCTCGCGGTTTACTTTGTCCTCGGTTGGGCTTGCAACACGATTGCCCAGACGTTGACCCGGAAGCTCCGCCGACAAGTATTTGACAACTTATTGCGTCAGGACATCCAGTTTTTCGACCGTCCCGAGAATTCGGTTGGGTCCTTGGTCAGCCATGTCGAGTCAGACCCCCAAGGCGTCTTTGAGCTAATGGGCATAAACGTTGGGCTCATTCTGATCTCGGTCCTCAACCTCGGAGCTTGCAGCATTTTGGCTATCGCACACACTTGGAAGCtgggtcttgttgttgtccttgcCGGGATGCCACCTCTCGCCCTGTCTGGATTCTTCAAGATTCGTCTTGATGTGAAGCTGGATCAGATGGTTTTCAAGCGCCATTCCAAGAGTTCTGCCACCGCCTCGGAAAGCATCAATGCGATCCGGACAGTGTCGTCGTTAGCTTTGGAGGACAAGGTTCTTGAAAAGTACACTGCCGAACTGGACCATGCCGTCGCTGGATCAGTCAAACCTCTTACCCTGATCATGACGTGCTTCGCCTTCACTCAATGTATCGAGTATTTCTTCATGGCTTTGGGCTTCTGGTACGGCTGCAAGCTTGTCTCGGACCTCGAAATTTCCATGTATGACTTCTTTGTGGCCTTTATGGGTGTCTTTTTGTCGGCGCAAGCGGCCTCGCAGTTTTTTGCATTCTCAACAAGCATAACCAAAGGGCAAAACTCGGCAAACTACATCTTTTGGCTCTCTTCACTCCAGCCAATAGTTCAGGAGACACCGGACAATCAAGACAGGAAGCCTTCATCTGGAGGTCCCATTGAGCTCGACAATGTCCGCTTTTCGTATCCGCTCCGCCCGGACACTACCGTGTTGCGTGGCGTGGACCTGAAGATCGAAAAAGGACAGTTCATTGCCGTTATTGGTGCATCTGGTTGCGGCAAGTCGACCATCATTGGTCTTTTGGAACGGTTTTACGACGCCTCTACTGGCAACGTCCGCATCGCATCTGATCCTCTCCCCTCAATCAACCCTCGACATTATCGCGCCATTGTCTCTCTCGTCCAGCAAGAGCCGACTCTCTTCCAGGGAACAATTCAAGATAACATTGCTCTGGGGCTCGACGAAGGCGACATGCCCACCGAAAAGGATGCTGCTTTGTCGACTCGGGTTGAAGCGGCGCTTCGCGCTGCGAATGCCTGGGACTTTGTCTGCTCTCTTCCGGACGGTGTTGCGACTTTTGCTGGGCCCAACGGAACACAGCTATCAGGAGGACAGCGCCAGCGGATTGCTATTGCCCGTGCTCTTATTCGCAACCCCAAGATCCTTCTTTTGGACGAGGCCACGAGTGCGCTTGATTCCACAAGCGAGAAGATTGTGCAAGAGGCCCTTGCCGATGTAGCAAAGGAGGGTGACCGCATTACCGTGGCTGTTGCTCACCGACTGAGCACCATCAAAGACGCGGATCTCATTTGCGTCTTCCACGCAGGAAAGATTGTGGAGGTAGGGACACATGCAAAGCTTTTGGCTAAGGGGGGGATTTATAAGCAAATGTGTGAGGCTCAGAACCTTAATTGA
- a CDS encoding hypothetical protein (COG:U; EggNog:ENOG503P0DY; antiSMASH:Cluster_1), protein MPHAPSPMLTVKHPTASNIASSLSLYVHRAATLIAMNRATASPPTEAASIVPRACNACRARKIGCNRESPCAHCVRAKIECIYNEIRPREKRARILLSHQYEQKIDHLDSRLDEILDLLRQLKTQQPTTGRPIPGIQLRAPSPANVTAPRTQPAALSIPVTPSPAATSPDSSTATTHVRSSHAHANTTPPMVEGNSSLTAQTEFASEFLKTAVHDRDSQPEMRERLDALRVLVEAMKKQPAADEMRYPHAAPVKTLSLKDCKLPPIQIVVEVLRMTQSFKVMCLAWVYELIPLTGFLEAYVREDNDLITLINVNVGLHFLFWACAQVDQEKKDEYLGYAQTCGSTIETALAHLPLHLPANDDTISALLSGSFYAVEISKPSLAWILTSKASELCQTLGYHRANDGYVLFKSGGAANDIDRYKRHLLFWSVYIVDKSLSLRLGRSSSIQDYDISLPYPSTDNPGNSGITGFFLLWVLLAKLQGQVYELLYCPEAVIAPESVKRERVRTLLGRLEEFESKTAEVIHRWSSYCREHAGDDLTDFFLVSDHVLRLSLLTMVHRAVPNPPGSPTTFSTECINVARQTLGRHQECMELIKSTNCGLFSTYMHWTILMAPFVPFIVLFCQVIETKDKDDLARLQAFSTSLQYESSVTEAVERLRRLFQVLVSVASHHVQSPPTSQIGQRTDLRPDLPKDTHQAHQAAFEVDAYLGTLGFSQQIVSDQWPESTTGQGQENGREGGEFPEGHRMANPMMWMGNEMQLEDWFYNNNQIEALESLYN, encoded by the exons ATGCCTCATGCTCCGTCTCCGATGCTCACGGTAAAACACCCGACAGCTTCCAATATCGCTTCATCTCTGTCCTTGTACGTCCATAGGGCCGCCACTCTCATCGCCATGAACCGCGCAACGGCTTCGCCACCCACCGAAGCCGCATCGATCGTCCCCCGAGCT TGCAATGCATGTCGAGCTCGCAAG ATAGGATGCAATCGCGAATCTCCCTGTGCCCATTGCGTCAGAGCAAAGATCGA ATGTATCTACAATGAAATACGACCCAGAGAGAAGAGGGCTCGCATTCTTTTGAGCCACCAGTA TGAGCAAAAGATCGACCACCTTGACAGTCGCCTGGATGAGATCCTAGATCTTCTGCGACAACTCAAAACTCAGCAACCCACAACTGGCCGCCCAATCCCCGGGATCCAGCTCCGTGCACCATCGCCAGCCAATGTAACCGCTCCAAGAACACAACCCGCAGCTCTCTCAATACCAGTCACACCATCGCCAGCCGCAACAAGCCCAGACtcatcaaccgccaccaCGCATGTCAGGTCCAGTCATGCTCATGCAAACACCACACCGCCCATGGTTGAGGGCAACTCATCGCTTACCGCACAGACAGAGTTCGCCAGTGAATTCCTGAAAACTGCCGTCCATGATCGGGACTCGCAACCAGAAATGCGCGAGCGCCTCGATGCCCTTCGTGTCCTCGTCGAGGCCATGAAGAAACAACCAGCGGCGGATGAGATGCGGTATCCACATGCTGCACCCGTAAAGACGCTATCCTTGAAAGATTGCAAGTTGCCCCCTATTCagattgttgttgaggttctCCGGATGACACAGTCCTTTAAGGTTATGTGTCTGGCCTGGGTGTACGAGCTAATACCTCTCACGGGGTTCCTTGAGGCATATGTGAGAGAGGACAACGATTTGATTACCCTCATCAATGTCAATGTCGGTCTCCACTTCCTATTTTGGGCGTGCGCACAAGTGGaccaagaaaagaaagacgAATATCTTGGTTACGCGCAGACCTGTGGTAGTACCATCGAAACAGCTTTGGCACATCTGCCGCTGCATCTTCCCGCCAACGATGACACTATCTCTGCGCTCCTATCGGGATCATTTTATGCCGTGGAGATATCCAAGCCCTCCCTAGCCTGGATTCTGACTTCCAAGGCATCAGAACTGTGCCAGACACTGGGCTATCACCGAGCCAACGATGGCTATGTCCTGTTCAAGTCTGGAGGGGCTGCAAATGATATTGATCGATACAAGCGGCACTTGTTGTTTTGGTCCGTTTACATTGTCGACAAGAGCCTGTCTCTCCGGCTTGGACGGTCCTCCAGTATCCAAGACTACGACATTTCCCTCCCATACCCTTCCACAGATAATCCCGGCAATTCCGGCATCACAGGATTTTTTTTACTATGGGTTCTCCTAGCAAAGTTACAGGGCCAGGTGTACGAGTTGCTTTATTGCCCAGAGGCTGTCATTGCGCCAGAAAGTGTCAAGAGAGAAAGGGTTAGGACTCTGCTGGGTCGTTTGGAAGAATTCGAGTCCAAGACGGCAGAGGTGATT CACCGATGGAGTTCATATTGCCGCGAACATGCCGGCGATGACTTGACTGATTTCTTTCTTGTGTCCGATCACGTACTGCGGCTTAGTCTCCTCACAATGGTGCATCGCGCCGTTCCCAATCCACCAGGATCACCCACCACTTTCTCCACAGAGTGTATAAACGTGGCACGCCAAACGCTAGGACGACACCAAGAGTGTATGGAGTTAATCAAGTCCACAAACTGCGGGTTGTTCAGCACTTATATGCACTG GACGATCCTAATGGCCCCCTTCGTTCCGTTCATTGTCCTTTTCTGTCAGGTAATCGAAACAAAAGATAAGGATGATCTTGCCAGACTGCAAGCCTTTTCCACGTCGTTACAGTATGAGTCTTCCGTCACTGAGGCCGTGGAAAGACTCCGTCGTTTATTTCAGGTGCTTGTCAGCGTGGCATCTCATCATGTTCAATCTCCTCCTACCAGCCAGATCGGACAACGTACAGATTTAAGACCCGACCTACCGAAAGATACACACCAGGCCCATCAGGCAGCGTTCGAAGTTGACGCTTATCTCGGAACATTAGGGTTTTCCCAACAAATTGTCTCAGATCAGTGGCCCGAGAGCACAACtggtcaaggacaagagaatggcagagaaggaggagagttTCCCGAGGGACATCGAATGGCTAACCCTATGATGTGGATGGGGAATGAGATGCAGCTGGAGGATTGGTTCTACAATAATAACCAGATAGAAGCGTTGGAATCCCTGTATAATTAA